The region CCCCGGAATCCGCGGCGAACGAGATCGCGCACCGCCTTGGGCATCGCGGCGAGCACCCCTTCGTCGAGGGTGAAGTCATCGGCCTCCAGAAGGCCGCGCGCCGACACGATGTCATCCACCGGCGTGGGGTACCGGCCGTAGGCATCAGCGGCCTTGAGCAGCGCGTGAGTGCGTTGCTCGATGTCCTGAGCGCTGTCGAGGTCCTCAAGCATTTCGCTGCCGCTGCTTGTGCCGTAAGAGCTGGAGGTACGTGGTGAGGGCCTCCGCCTCCTCCGCGGTGAGGCCCTCGGAACTCAGCGCGTGGGCCAGGGTGTTGCCGTGCGGCGTGCCACCTGGCACGACGTATCCGGCGCGACGCATCAGTTCGAGGTAGTCCGCGCCCAGCGTTTCGGCAAGACCGTGTAGCACCTTCGGCGATGGGCTCTTGACCTCGCCGCGTTCGAGTTTTTGCAGGTAGGCGGTACTGATTCCGGACGGCTCGGCAACGGCTTTCAACGTCTTTCCCGAGAACTCTCGAAGTTCGCGCAGGGTGGGGCCGAGGGAAGCGTTGTCGGTGGTCATAGCACCATTGTAGGCGGCTTTACACGATAGTAGAAACGTCTGATACACTAAAGTGGAAAGGCATTTACCAAAGTGTTAGGCTCTGCTCCACGGGCCGGACGCACAAGAAAGGAAATCGTTAATGGCCAAGGGACATCACCGCAGCGCGGCCACCGGTCGCTACGTCAAGGCGTCCACCGCGGCGCGCAACCCCAAGACCACGGTCACCGAACGGGGTGCCAACCGCAGCAGTGGAACCCATCACCGCAGTGCCATCACCGGCAAGTTCGTGAAGGGCTCCACGGCGGCACGGCACCCCAACACCACGGTCACCGAACGCGGCTGACCACTTCTCCGAGCGGCGGGGGATCTCCGGTCCTCGATGTACCGCCCCGCCGCTCGGAGTGCCTCTCCGCACGCAGAACCCCTCAAGGAAAGTGAGGCCATCATGGCCGTGTCCGTCCCCACCATCACCTGCCCGTACTGTCGATTCACCTTCGTGAACGTCCGGGTCACCAAGCACGGGCTCATCCGTTGCGGCAACTGCGGCAAGACGATGAAAATCTGACTCCGGCAACATGATTGGCTCTCGCAGCTAGACCTCCAGCTGCGAGAGATACCGGTAGGCCGTGGCGCGACTAATGCCGAACGCCTTCGCAAGCTCGGGAACGGGCTCACCGGTCGCCGCCAGCCGACGCAGCTGCTTCTGGCGCTCCGCGGTCAGTTTCGCCGGCTTCGTGGCCGGCAGTTGACGGGCACGCCGAGACTCACGTGAGGCGGCCCGACGCTCACGGCCGAGTTCGAGTTCGAGTTCAGCCAATGTCGCCATGATGGCGGCCACTGCCCGACCGGTGGGCGTGCCGGTGTCCACCCCTTCGCGTAAGGCGCGCAACAGAATTCGACGCTCACCCAGATCCGCAATGGTGCGGGTGACTTCGGCGACCGATCGGCCCAACCGATCGATGGCCGTGACCACCACCGTGTCACCTTCGCGCGCGTAGTGCAGCAGCGCCGCTAAGCCCGGCCGCCCGACGTTCACCGCACCGGACAGCTTGTCGGTGAACACGTGGCCGGATTCAACACCCTGCGCGGCCAGCGCCGCGAGCTGTGCATCGAGGTCCTGACCAAGAGTGCTCACCCGCGCATACCCAAGGATCGTTGTCACGCGTCCACCGTCTCATCAACCTCCGACATCGAGGATCTGAGACACGCGGTGTGAGACGAGAAATGAGACACCGCGACCTGGCGCTATGCGGACTGGGCACTGCTCCGCGGTGCCTGTCTCGTTTCTCTAGAAACGAGACAACGCTGCGGCTAGCAAGCAATGACTAGCTATGACGGGGGTAGTCCGTTCGGGGGCGGTCCTCCGGGGCCGCCAGGTGGACCTGCGGGTGGGGCTCCGGGCGGTGCGCCGTCGCCGGTGAGTTGCCCGCCGGTGGGAGCGGTATCAGTGTCGATGCCTACGGCCAAGGTGACGAGATAGCCGCTGTTGATGTTGCCGCTGACGGTGGCGAGTTGGGTGGCGCCGTTGTCGTCTCCGAAGACGTTGTCGCTGTCAAGGGTTACTTGGGCGAGGTTGGTAACTGATTGTTCGTATCCAGTCTGTGCGTAGACGACATCGGCGACCTCTTTCGGAAGTGCCACTTGAGATGTGGCGATTGCGTTGGCGGGGTCGGTGATGCTTTCCTGGTCACGGTAGACCTCGAAGTGGATGTGCGGCCACCGTCCTAGATAGCAGGCGGGGAAGATGCTGGTGTATGACACTTTTCCGGTGTTGTCGGCGATCTGGACGCCGCGTAGGTAGTTCTGGTCTTCGATGCCCTCGGAGTACAGGGAGTAACCACCGCTGCGGTCGCAGTGCCAGACGTAGACGGCTGCGCCCGCGAACGGGCGGCCGCCGTTGGTGATATCGGTGATCGTCAGTTCCAGCGTCATCGGGACCCCTTCGGCAACGCTGGTGGCATCGCCGAAGCTTGACCGGATATCACTGCGGACGATGCCGCTTTGTTCGAGCACATCCGGGCCGTTTGAGCCGTCACCCGGGTACGGGCCGGCCGTTTCGTCGGGAATTTCGGTCAGCGTGGTCGATGCGCCGGTCGAGGAGGATGCCGGCGTCGACGATGCATCATTCTTCGCGGTTGCACACGCAGCGAGCCCTGCGGCGGCCGCTCCCCAACCAAGGACATGAAGCATTCTGCGTCGGTTCAGTAGTGTGTCGACGTCGAACATCAGTCCCTGCTCATCGATGTCCTCGGTGGGTCTGGGTAGCGTCCGGCCTTGATGCGCGACCCGCCTACGGCGGGTCAGATTGTTTTCCCTCTGCTTACCTTGCTGGCTGAAACTCATGGGCCCCAAAGTAGGTGCGCGAGCTATGTTTCCGCTTTGCGCGCGGGTGGATGTGTCACCGGGGAGCTGTGACTCTATGACGTGTGAGGCCAACCATCGGTAAAGGAACCGCGGGTCGGGGCGGGCTGCACAGCTGGCGGAGCAATGATCAGAACCTGTGGATGAGCCTCGGGATGGGGGCGTGAAAGTGGGCGCACCTTCCCGAGGATGATCTGAAAGTCAGTAGGTCCGATCATGAGCCGGCGTTGGCGCGCTGGTTCGGGAAGGTACGCCCATGCTCACCGTAGTTCACGACGCCGAGGACGCCAACGGCCACGAGGCCTCTGGGCGCTCGTTGTTGGACGAGATCGTCCGCGACGGTGCCCGGCAAATGCTGGCCGCGGCGTTGCAGGCCGAGGTCGCCGCGTATGTGGCCCAGTACGCCGATCAGCTCGACGACAACGGGCACCGGCTGGTGGTGCGCAACGGCTACCACCAGCCACGTGAGGTGTTGACCGCAGCCGGTGCGGTGCAGGTGAAAGCTCCACGAGTCAACGACAAACGCGTCGACCCCGACACTGGTGAGCGGAAACGGTTTTCCTCGGCGATCCTGCCGGCGTGGGCGCGCAAGTCACCGCAGATGAGCGAGGTGCTGCCGCTTTTGTATCTGCACGGGCTGTCGACCAGTGATTTCGGGCCGGCCCTGGAGCAGTTTCTGGGCTCGGGTGCCGGGTTGTCGGCCACCACGATCACCCGGCTGACCAGTCAGTGGCAAGATGAGGCCCGCGCGTTCGCCGCCCGGGACCTGTCGGGCACCGATTACGTCTACCTGTGGGTGGACGGCATCCACCTCAAGGTCCGCCTGGACCAGGAAAAGCTGTGCTTGCTGGTGATGCTGGGTGTGCGCGCTGACGGCCGCAAAGAACTGGTGGCGATCACCGACGGCTACCGCGAATCGACCGAGTCGTGGGCTGATCTGCTGCGCGACTGCAAGCGACGCGGCATGACCGCCCCGGTGCTCGCGGTCGGCGATGGCGCACTCGGGTTCTGGAACGCGGTGCGTGAGGTGTTCCCGGCCACCAAAGAGCAGCGGTGCTGGTTTCATAAGCAGGCTAATGTTCTTGCCGCGCTGCCGAAATCAGCGCACCCGTCGGCGTTGGCGGCGATCAAGGAGATCTACAACGCCGAGGATATCGACAAGGCCCAGCTCGCGGTCAAAGCCTTCGAGGTCGACTTCGGGGCCAAGTATCCTAAAGCGGTCGCCAAGATCACCGACGATCTGGACACCCTGCTGGAGTTCTACCACTACCCGGCCGAACATTGGATTCACCTACGCACCACGAATCCGATCGAAAGCACCTTCGCCACAGTGCGTTTGCGCACCAAGGTCACCAAAGGCCCGGGATCACGCGCGGCCGGACTGGCTATGGCCTACAAGCTCAT is a window of Mycolicibacterium gilvum DNA encoding:
- a CDS encoding 3,4-dioxygenase subunit beta, giving the protein MSFSQQGKQRENNLTRRRRVAHQGRTLPRPTEDIDEQGLMFDVDTLLNRRRMLHVLGWGAAAAGLAACATAKNDASSTPASSSTGASTTLTEIPDETAGPYPGDGSNGPDVLEQSGIVRSDIRSSFGDATSVAEGVPMTLELTITDITNGGRPFAGAAVYVWHCDRSGGYSLYSEGIEDQNYLRGVQIADNTGKVSYTSIFPACYLGRWPHIHFEVYRDQESITDPANAIATSQVALPKEVADVVYAQTGYEQSVTNLAQVTLDSDNVFGDDNGATQLATVSGNINSGYLVTLAVGIDTDTAPTGGQLTGDGAPPGAPPAGPPGGPGGPPPNGLPPS
- a CDS encoding recombinase family protein — protein: MTTILGYARVSTLGQDLDAQLAALAAQGVESGHVFTDKLSGAVNVGRPGLAALLHYAREGDTVVVTAIDRLGRSVAEVTRTIADLGERRILLRALREGVDTGTPTGRAVAAIMATLAELELELGRERRAASRESRRARQLPATKPAKLTAERQKQLRRLAATGEPVPELAKAFGISRATAYRYLSQLEV
- a CDS encoding helix-turn-helix domain-containing protein; its protein translation is MTTDNASLGPTLRELREFSGKTLKAVAEPSGISTAYLQKLERGEVKSPSPKVLHGLAETLGADYLELMRRAGYVVPGGTPHGNTLAHALSSEGLTAEEAEALTTYLQLLRHKQRQRNA
- a CDS encoding IS256 family transposase translates to MLTVVHDAEDANGHEASGRSLLDEIVRDGARQMLAAALQAEVAAYVAQYADQLDDNGHRLVVRNGYHQPREVLTAAGAVQVKAPRVNDKRVDPDTGERKRFSSAILPAWARKSPQMSEVLPLLYLHGLSTSDFGPALEQFLGSGAGLSATTITRLTSQWQDEARAFAARDLSGTDYVYLWVDGIHLKVRLDQEKLCLLVMLGVRADGRKELVAITDGYRESTESWADLLRDCKRRGMTAPVLAVGDGALGFWNAVREVFPATKEQRCWFHKQANVLAALPKSAHPSALAAIKEIYNAEDIDKAQLAVKAFEVDFGAKYPKAVAKITDDLDTLLEFYHYPAEHWIHLRTTNPIESTFATVRLRTKVTKGPGSRAAGLAMAYKLIDAAAARWRAVNAPHLVALVRAGAVFHKGKLLERPTEITPTQPPTDGAEQPGTEVA